The proteins below come from a single Tsuneonella deserti genomic window:
- a CDS encoding MarR family winged helix-turn-helix transcriptional regulator encodes MRRFLKFSERAAREEGLTTRQHQALLAICAALPDGMVIRELAERMLLKPHTVTELVDRMEQAKLVQRQQDDEDARQVRVVLTDAGSAMLASLSSAHRSELRRLRPLLTALLAKL; translated from the coding sequence TTGCGCCGCTTTCTCAAGTTCAGCGAACGCGCGGCGCGAGAAGAAGGTCTGACAACGCGCCAGCACCAGGCGCTGCTGGCGATCTGCGCGGCGCTACCTGATGGGATGGTCATCCGCGAACTCGCTGAAAGAATGTTGCTCAAACCGCATACTGTCACTGAACTGGTCGACAGAATGGAGCAGGCGAAATTGGTGCAGCGACAGCAGGATGACGAGGACGCGCGACAAGTGCGAGTCGTACTGACCGATGCCGGTTCGGCCATGCTTGCCTCGCTATCGTCTGCGCATCGATCCGAACTGCGGCGGCTGCGCCCTCTGCTGACGGCACTACTGGCCAAGCTCTAG
- a CDS encoding DUF2254 family protein, with amino-acid sequence MARECGYLTAIDVSALCDAARTHPRANAIVVLRSIGEYVSVGEELLEVHLDSGGLDERAAELLLQALKFDHQRDLDSDAGYGIEQLTTIGWTSTSTAKSNPQPGMLACWNLRDLIGIWYGPLAVGVERCDTGFPVVYPDSVPTDLLRAFESLAIVASESMQHQTIASVYGSLTFALRYVPPEHVALVADISRRSLSALGEHVLTRPLEDALYGLADALEGRGQLLSQVKCELPALSWRRASADFVREHRGRRDEWRLGECRGWQPPMSRQKSNAPLFARAPCYCSVFPGVARWSMNCTKTNTGRWPTYGSNCAAFSSSANARREKKV; translated from the coding sequence GTGGCGCGTGAGTGCGGCTACCTCACTGCGATCGACGTGAGTGCGCTGTGCGATGCGGCCCGCACCCACCCTCGCGCCAACGCCATCGTTGTCCTCCGCTCGATCGGGGAATACGTAAGCGTGGGGGAGGAGCTGCTCGAGGTACACCTGGACTCAGGTGGCCTTGATGAGCGCGCGGCGGAGCTCCTCCTGCAGGCGCTGAAATTCGACCACCAGCGCGATCTCGACAGCGATGCGGGCTACGGCATCGAACAACTGACCACGATCGGCTGGACTTCGACGTCGACTGCGAAGTCAAACCCTCAGCCCGGCATGTTGGCCTGCTGGAATCTGAGGGACTTGATTGGGATCTGGTACGGACCTCTCGCGGTCGGCGTCGAGCGCTGCGACACCGGCTTTCCAGTCGTCTACCCCGACAGCGTGCCCACCGATCTGCTCCGCGCATTCGAATCGCTGGCGATCGTCGCATCGGAATCCATGCAGCATCAAACGATCGCGTCAGTCTACGGATCGCTGACCTTTGCCCTGCGATACGTCCCGCCAGAGCACGTCGCTCTGGTGGCTGATATCAGCCGGCGGTCTCTCTCCGCATTGGGGGAGCATGTCCTGACGAGGCCACTGGAGGACGCGCTATACGGGCTTGCCGACGCGCTCGAAGGTCGAGGGCAGTTGCTGTCGCAAGTGAAGTGCGAGCTGCCTGCGCTGAGCTGGCGAAGAGCCTCGGCAGACTTCGTTCGCGAGCATCGCGGTCGCCGTGACGAATGGCGGCTGGGTGAATGCCGGGGCTGGCAGCCGCCCATGTCCCGCCAAAAGTCGAACGCGCCTTTGTTTGCGAGAGCTCCGTGCTACTGCAGTGTCTTTCCTGGGGTGGCCCGATGGTCGATGAATTGCACCAAGACGAATACCGGACGCTGGCCGACATACGGTTCGAATTGCGCCGCTTTCTCAAGTTCAGCGAACGCGCGGCGCGAGAAGAAGGTCTGA